The following proteins are co-located in the Streptomyces sp. DT2A-34 genome:
- a CDS encoding glycoside hydrolase family 18 protein has translation MGVSSDYPDVPEWVSKPEGYQAGAVTKYKGNIFRAAFWASEPGVGDANTNGWRFFDELYDQSAHTPVQQSKIIAYIPTWRKAEGFDYGNGEMYQYITHGIIAFLTFSQSSLGEFDSASLAEIKTILPDVVIAGNLSNTKIMVALGGANDYAFLDLMTAVGNNPAAPQLDQAVRNVADFVTANGLDGVDLDLECWWGKPGEPDQGGRLKSDGPHPAGRGLTLFAQKLKQAMPGKIVSAAIFGTSWYGNNYDPAVADHVDWLGIMTYDLTGSWDRSPVGPHTALLKIRGKDTADVREADVYQESYLPEQQGAWPGPRTGGSAPSGADNMENNPIGSVEDSLWYWTNPLFVNWQGTGHGVARDKIAAGVPIYGYDFTAAKEPDDLTGEVPPGYKVLRYKEILDAFPDAHKAANANIKTPGTTPRPVLGEPLPPGDYPYAHNIYFETPDTAVTKLNFLKDVGAQGVIIWELSNDVWEDGKSIIKALYRASGNPEPEPVTNPPVPVASHCLWDSVGFLGHATDFLQFQDDGVTRPGVRQFSARLWNIPDGEDWVSVAKRSPAVIRRQYFNRPTRIVDKGALGLWGEFDVVESDDVPAWDWSHMQAEDGAPSGFTRYSSRLMGLSLSDDWKAAARQTPALVAGQYFDQPTEIDDQGVGGLWGLFDVSDEPATMPSLVTQAAGPNDCSYCLIDDFPTEPNVAQVNLTTTMTVGEGTPYLYSVITRNGESTEFPEGVVMTLQDPDGNTYDRAVEDANQLVLMSGSSVRCLIVKDPKPGDWTMHMNVPSGVDFRCECDTVPNADVFDSMVETWQKLSKWSDIEPRDVSVGQVAAFLGVSAITLLVPFPLGIATRALILAVTGVGWLGFSNSGTMDSVSRNMAEVSGILAKVMKDLKADGFSALEKYRYLVGKNISYEEYQVILKYPANLFHWLGIHRRVFQVVEHMTDAEEQNAVRHVYWQCLLKKRLGEEFAVAMGEAHELGRPGSEADNMADEINNRIGLRLADDVESEEDCLTRAREMWAAGELATRIDLETDPT, from the coding sequence ATGGGCGTTTCGTCGGATTACCCCGATGTTCCCGAATGGGTTTCGAAACCCGAGGGGTATCAGGCAGGAGCCGTCACCAAGTACAAGGGCAACATCTTCCGTGCCGCCTTCTGGGCTTCGGAGCCGGGAGTGGGTGATGCCAACACGAATGGTTGGCGGTTCTTCGACGAGTTGTACGACCAGAGCGCCCATACGCCGGTCCAGCAGTCGAAAATCATCGCCTACATACCTACCTGGCGAAAAGCGGAGGGATTCGACTACGGCAATGGCGAGATGTATCAGTACATCACGCATGGGATCATCGCGTTCTTGACGTTCAGCCAGAGCAGCCTCGGCGAGTTCGACTCCGCGTCGCTGGCGGAGATCAAGACGATTCTCCCGGATGTCGTCATCGCCGGGAATCTGTCCAACACCAAGATCATGGTCGCGCTGGGCGGCGCGAACGACTACGCCTTCCTGGACCTGATGACGGCGGTGGGAAACAATCCGGCCGCCCCGCAGCTCGACCAGGCCGTGCGTAATGTGGCCGACTTCGTCACCGCCAACGGCCTGGACGGTGTCGACCTCGATCTGGAGTGCTGGTGGGGCAAACCCGGTGAGCCGGACCAGGGCGGCCGGCTGAAGAGTGACGGGCCGCATCCCGCAGGGCGGGGTCTGACGCTGTTCGCTCAGAAACTGAAGCAGGCCATGCCCGGCAAAATCGTGTCGGCGGCCATTTTCGGCACCTCGTGGTACGGGAACAACTACGACCCGGCGGTCGCGGACCACGTCGACTGGCTCGGGATCATGACCTATGACCTCACCGGGTCATGGGACCGGTCTCCGGTGGGCCCGCACACCGCCCTGCTCAAGATCCGCGGCAAGGACACCGCGGACGTACGCGAGGCGGACGTCTACCAGGAGTCGTACCTTCCCGAACAGCAGGGCGCCTGGCCAGGGCCCCGAACGGGCGGTTCGGCCCCCTCGGGCGCGGACAACATGGAGAACAACCCGATCGGGTCGGTGGAGGACTCCCTCTGGTACTGGACGAACCCGCTCTTCGTGAACTGGCAGGGGACCGGGCACGGGGTGGCCCGCGACAAGATCGCGGCCGGGGTGCCGATCTACGGCTATGACTTCACCGCCGCCAAGGAGCCGGACGACCTGACCGGGGAGGTGCCCCCGGGATACAAGGTTCTGCGGTACAAGGAAATCCTGGACGCGTTCCCGGACGCGCACAAAGCCGCGAACGCGAACATCAAGACTCCCGGAACCACACCCCGGCCCGTCCTCGGCGAACCCCTGCCTCCGGGCGACTACCCGTACGCCCACAACATCTATTTCGAGACCCCGGACACCGCCGTCACCAAACTGAACTTCCTCAAGGACGTGGGAGCCCAGGGCGTCATCATCTGGGAACTCTCCAACGACGTCTGGGAAGACGGCAAGAGCATCATCAAGGCCCTCTACCGCGCCTCCGGCAACCCCGAGCCCGAGCCCGTCACGAACCCGCCGGTCCCGGTGGCCAGCCACTGCCTGTGGGACTCCGTCGGGTTCCTGGGCCACGCGACCGACTTCCTCCAGTTCCAGGACGACGGAGTCACCCGGCCCGGTGTGCGGCAGTTCTCGGCCCGGCTGTGGAACATCCCCGACGGCGAGGACTGGGTATCCGTCGCCAAACGCTCTCCGGCGGTGATCAGGAGGCAGTACTTCAACCGGCCGACCCGCATTGTGGACAAGGGGGCGCTGGGGCTCTGGGGCGAGTTCGACGTCGTCGAATCGGACGATGTTCCGGCCTGGGACTGGAGTCACATGCAAGCGGAGGACGGGGCGCCGTCCGGGTTCACGCGGTACAGCTCGCGCCTCATGGGCCTCTCGCTCAGTGATGACTGGAAGGCCGCCGCGCGACAGACCCCGGCACTCGTCGCAGGTCAGTACTTCGACCAGCCGACGGAAATCGACGACCAGGGAGTCGGCGGCCTCTGGGGCCTTTTCGACGTCAGCGACGAGCCGGCCACCATGCCCTCGCTCGTGACGCAGGCCGCCGGGCCCAACGACTGCTCCTACTGCCTGATCGACGACTTCCCCACCGAGCCCAACGTGGCACAGGTGAACCTGACGACCACGATGACCGTCGGGGAGGGAACGCCCTACCTCTACTCGGTGATCACTCGGAACGGCGAATCGACCGAGTTCCCCGAGGGCGTCGTCATGACCCTCCAGGACCCTGACGGGAACACCTACGACCGCGCCGTCGAGGACGCCAACCAGCTCGTCCTGATGTCCGGTTCCTCGGTGCGGTGCCTGATCGTCAAGGATCCGAAACCGGGCGACTGGACCATGCACATGAACGTGCCGAGTGGCGTCGATTTCCGCTGCGAATGCGACACCGTTCCGAATGCGGACGTCTTCGACTCCATGGTGGAAACCTGGCAGAAGCTCAGCAAATGGAGCGACATCGAGCCCCGGGACGTCAGCGTGGGCCAGGTCGCGGCATTCCTGGGAGTGTCGGCGATCACGCTCCTGGTCCCCTTCCCGCTGGGCATCGCCACCCGGGCCCTGATATTGGCCGTCACCGGGGTCGGCTGGCTCGGATTCTCAAATTCAGGCACCATGGATTCCGTCTCACGAAACATGGCGGAAGTCTCGGGAATCCTGGCGAAGGTGATGAAGGACCTGAAGGCAGATGGGTTCTCCGCCCTCGAAAAGTACCGCTACCTGGTCGGGAAGAACATTTCCTACGAGGAGTACCAGGTCATTCTCAAGTACCCCGCCAATCTCTTCCACTGGCTTGGGATCCACCGCAGGGTGTTCCAGGTGGTCGAACACATGACGGACGCCGAGGAGCAGAACGCCGTGCGCCATGTGTACTGGCAGTGTCTGCTCAAGAAGAGGCTGGGCGAAGAGTTCGCCGTCGCGATGGGTGAGGCACACGAGCTGGGCCGCCCGGGGTCCGAAGCGGACAACATGGCGGACGAGATCAACAACAGGATCGGTCTCCGGCTGGCGGACGACGTGGAGTCCGAGGAGGACTGCCTGACGCGTGCCCGCGAGATGTGGGCGGCGGGCGAGCTGGCCACGCGCATCGACCTGGAGACAGACCCGACCTGA
- a CDS encoding DUF2993 domain-containing protein, with amino-acid sequence MRALRILLIVVVILGGLFVLADRLAVGFAEDEAAGKLQSTENLDAAPDVSIKGFPFLTQVASGTLDDIEVGIKDYEAGTGTDGKTIRIDDLTASMKGVEFSGDYSSATAATATGTASITYAELLKTAKSEPTQVAPGVTASVVGLSDGGNGKIKVAVEATVLGKKLPNPVYVLSSVTTQGDTVKVHADTLPSFAGADIAEDRARAITDFEQRIDGLPGGIQLDKVQAAKNGVEITVKGSNVRLAG; translated from the coding sequence ATGCGCGCCCTTCGAATACTGCTGATCGTCGTCGTGATACTCGGCGGCCTCTTCGTGCTGGCCGACCGCCTCGCCGTCGGGTTCGCCGAGGACGAGGCCGCAGGCAAGCTCCAGAGCACCGAGAACCTCGACGCGGCCCCCGACGTGTCCATCAAGGGCTTCCCCTTCCTCACCCAGGTCGCGAGCGGCACGCTGGACGACATCGAGGTCGGCATCAAGGACTACGAGGCCGGCACCGGCACCGACGGCAAGACCATCCGCATCGACGACCTCACGGCGAGCATGAAGGGCGTCGAGTTCTCCGGCGACTACAGCTCCGCCACCGCGGCCACCGCCACCGGCACCGCGTCCATCACCTACGCCGAGCTGCTGAAGACCGCCAAGTCCGAGCCCACCCAGGTCGCCCCCGGCGTGACCGCCAGTGTCGTCGGCCTCTCCGACGGCGGCAACGGCAAGATCAAGGTCGCCGTAGAGGCCACCGTCCTCGGCAAGAAGCTGCCGAACCCGGTCTACGTCCTCAGCTCGGTCACCACCCAGGGCGACACCGTGAAGGTGCACGCCGACACCCTGCCCAGCTTCGCCGGAGCCGACATCGCCGAGGACCGCGCCCGCGCGATCACCGACTTCGAGCAGCGGATCGACGGCCTCCCCGGCGGCATCCAGCTCGACAAGGTCCAGGCGGCGAAGAACGGCGTCGAGATCACGGTGAAGGGTTCGAACGTCCGCCTCGCCGGGTAG
- a CDS encoding putative leader peptide, producing the protein MKRQADLTKRRAVDLCRVAAMLCRTF; encoded by the coding sequence ATGAAGCGACAGGCGGATCTCACGAAGCGGCGGGCAGTAGACCTGTGCCGCGTGGCCGCCATGCTCTGTCGCACCTTCTGA
- a CDS encoding sulfurtransferase has product MSRSDVLVDADWVQENLDDPNIAIVEVDEDTSAYEKNHIKNAIRIDWTKDLQDPVRRDFIDQEGFEKLLSAKGIANDTLVILYGGNNNWFASYAYWYFKLYGHENVKLLDGGRKKWELDARELVEEVPERPTTEYKAKPQDTSIRAFRDDVVAAIGSQNLVDVRSPDEFSGKLLAPAHLPQEQSQRPGHVPSARNIPWSKNANDDGTFKSDDELKELYAEEQVDLAKDTIAYCRIGERSALTWFVLHELLGVENVKNYDGSWTEYGSLVGVPIELGANK; this is encoded by the coding sequence ATGAGCCGCAGCGACGTCCTCGTCGACGCCGATTGGGTCCAGGAGAACCTGGACGACCCCAACATCGCGATCGTGGAGGTGGACGAAGACACGTCCGCCTACGAGAAGAACCACATCAAGAACGCGATCCGCATCGACTGGACCAAGGACCTGCAGGACCCGGTCCGCCGCGACTTCATCGACCAGGAGGGCTTCGAGAAGCTCCTGTCGGCGAAGGGCATCGCCAACGACACCCTGGTGATCCTCTACGGCGGCAACAACAACTGGTTCGCGTCCTACGCCTACTGGTACTTCAAGCTCTACGGCCACGAGAACGTCAAGCTCCTCGACGGCGGCCGCAAGAAGTGGGAGCTGGACGCCCGCGAGCTGGTCGAGGAGGTGCCCGAGCGCCCCACGACCGAGTACAAGGCCAAGCCCCAGGACACCTCCATCCGCGCCTTCCGTGACGACGTCGTCGCCGCGATCGGCTCGCAGAACCTGGTCGACGTCCGGTCGCCCGACGAGTTCTCCGGCAAGCTGCTCGCCCCCGCGCACCTGCCGCAGGAGCAGTCGCAGCGTCCGGGTCACGTCCCGTCCGCCCGCAACATCCCGTGGTCGAAGAACGCCAACGACGACGGCACCTTCAAGTCGGACGACGAGCTCAAGGAGCTCTACGCCGAGGAGCAGGTCGACCTGGCGAAGGACACCATCGCCTACTGCCGCATCGGTGAGCGCTCCGCGCTGACCTGGTTCGTCCTGCACGAGCTGCTCGGCGTGGAGAACGTCAAGAACTACGACGGCTCCTGGACCGAGTACGGCTCCCTCGTCGGCGTGCCGATCGAGCTCGGCGCCAACAAGTAA
- a CDS encoding DUF1416 domain-containing protein, with translation MCGAKAGGPDASTIKPGETTIQGQVTRDGEPVTGYVRLLDSTGEFTAEVPTSATGQFRFYAAEGTWTVRALVPGGTADRTVVVAEKGALAEVAIAV, from the coding sequence ATGTGTGGAGCGAAGGCCGGCGGCCCCGACGCCTCGACGATCAAGCCCGGTGAGACCACGATCCAGGGTCAGGTGACCCGCGACGGCGAGCCGGTGACGGGCTACGTCCGTCTGCTGGACTCGACCGGCGAGTTCACCGCGGAGGTCCCCACCTCCGCCACGGGCCAGTTCCGCTTCTACGCGGCCGAGGGCACCTGGACCGTCCGTGCACTCGTCCCCGGCGGCACCGCCGACCGCACGGTCGTCGTCGCCGAGAAGGGCGCGCTCGCCGAGGTCGCGATCGCGGTCTGA
- a CDS encoding DUF3099 domain-containing protein — MYARRRHLYFVMMGTCITLFVLAWGVVRLWSIPVAVGMCVVAMVIPPLAAMVANRRGPEDRWWDDPSGDPQSDEWWDELDGKKRPRSQ; from the coding sequence ATGTACGCGCGGCGACGTCACCTGTACTTCGTCATGATGGGGACGTGCATCACGCTCTTCGTCCTGGCCTGGGGTGTCGTACGCCTCTGGTCGATCCCGGTGGCCGTGGGCATGTGCGTGGTCGCCATGGTCATCCCGCCGCTCGCCGCGATGGTCGCCAACCGGCGGGGGCCGGAGGACCGCTGGTGGGACGACCCGTCCGGTGACCCTCAGTCCGACGAGTGGTGGGACGAGCTGGACGGCAAGAAGCGACCGCGGTCCCAGTAG
- a CDS encoding DsrE family protein, producing MAKKLVIKVTAGADAPERCSQAFTVAAVAVASGVDVSVWLTGESAWFALPGRAAEFELPHAAPLPDLIDSILATGRLTLCTQCAARRDITEKDVIEGVRIAGAQVFVQEALGDGTQALVY from the coding sequence ATGGCGAAGAAGCTGGTGATCAAGGTGACGGCGGGGGCCGATGCCCCCGAACGGTGCTCACAGGCGTTCACGGTCGCGGCGGTGGCCGTGGCCAGCGGCGTCGACGTCTCCGTATGGCTGACCGGCGAGTCCGCGTGGTTCGCCCTCCCGGGCCGTGCCGCCGAGTTCGAGCTCCCGCACGCGGCCCCGCTCCCCGACCTGATCGACTCGATCCTGGCGACCGGCCGCCTCACCCTGTGCACCCAGTGCGCGGCCCGCAGGGACATCACGGAGAAGGACGTGATCGAGGGCGTACGCATCGCGGGCGCGCAGGTGTTCGTACAGGAGGCACTGGGGGACGGGACGCAGGCGCTCGTCTACTGA
- a CDS encoding FABP family protein: protein MIEIPSDLHKDLVPLAFLLGNWAGAGVHDFPGSEKCNFGQEVTFTHDGRDFLEYRSHTWVLDNDGSKVRPLESEHGFWRIDADRKVEVTMVRHDGVVEVWYGELADKKPQIDLVTDAVARTAASGPYTGGKRLYGYVKSDLMWVGEKQTPEVELRPYMSAHLKKVVTPEEVERWAKALPDDLPDDGIAFFK from the coding sequence ATGATCGAGATCCCGTCCGACCTCCACAAGGACCTCGTCCCCCTCGCCTTCCTGCTCGGCAACTGGGCGGGCGCGGGTGTGCACGACTTCCCCGGCTCCGAGAAGTGCAACTTCGGGCAGGAGGTCACCTTCACGCACGACGGCCGGGACTTCCTGGAGTACCGGTCGCACACCTGGGTGCTGGACAACGACGGCAGCAAGGTCAGGCCGCTGGAGTCGGAGCACGGCTTCTGGCGGATCGACGCCGACCGCAAGGTCGAGGTGACGATGGTCCGCCACGACGGCGTCGTCGAGGTCTGGTACGGCGAGCTCGCCGACAAGAAGCCGCAGATCGACCTGGTGACGGACGCCGTGGCGCGGACCGCCGCCTCCGGCCCCTACACCGGGGGCAAGCGGCTCTACGGCTACGTCAAGAGCGACCTGATGTGGGTCGGCGAGAAGCAGACTCCCGAGGTCGAGCTGCGCCCCTACATGTCGGCGCACCTGAAGAAGGTCGTCACCCCGGAGGAGGTCGAGCGCTGGGCCAAGGCCCTGCCGGACGACCTGCCGGACGACGGTATCGCCTTCTTCAAGTAG
- a CDS encoding Fur family transcriptional regulator: protein MVSTDWKSDLRQRGYRLTPQRQLVLEAVDTLEHATPDDILVEVRKTASGVNISTVYRTLELLEELGLVSHAHLGHGAPTYHLADRHHHIHLVCRDCENVIEADVQVAAEFTAKLSRTFGFETDMKHFAIFGRCKDCSLKSSTTES, encoded by the coding sequence GTGGTGAGCACCGACTGGAAGAGCGACCTCAGGCAGCGCGGCTACCGGCTGACGCCGCAGCGGCAACTCGTGCTCGAAGCCGTGGACACCCTTGAGCACGCGACCCCCGACGACATCCTCGTGGAAGTGAGGAAGACGGCGTCGGGGGTCAACATTTCCACCGTCTACCGGACCCTGGAGCTGCTGGAGGAGCTCGGGCTGGTCAGCCACGCCCACCTCGGGCACGGTGCGCCGACGTATCACCTCGCCGACCGCCACCACCACATCCACCTGGTCTGCCGGGACTGCGAGAACGTCATCGAGGCGGACGTCCAGGTGGCCGCGGAGTTCACGGCCAAGCTGAGCCGGACCTTCGGCTTCGAGACCGACATGAAGCACTTCGCGATCTTCGGCCGCTGCAAGGACTGCTCTCTGAAGAGTTCAACTACCGAGTCGTAG
- a CDS encoding folate-binding protein YgfZ, translating to MKSPLLTLPGAVPAEGVDEGVAAHYGDLFREQRALADGTGFVDLSHRGVITVSGHDRLSWLHLLLTQHVSDLPAGEATEALILSAHGHIEHALYLVDDGATVWAHVEPGTQDALIAYLESMKFFYQVEVTDRTAEFALVHLPAGSIAEVPEGVAVRETAHGRDLFLPRADLESYAGKAGPAAGILAYEALRVEHHRPRLGFETDHRTIPHELGWIGTAVHLQKGCYRGQETVARVQNLGKPPRRLVFLHLDGSEVHLPTHGTELRLADEGPDGRKIGFITTSVRHHELGPVALALVKRNVPMDAPLVAGDTAAAQEVVVKP from the coding sequence ATGAAGAGCCCCCTGCTGACCCTGCCCGGCGCCGTGCCCGCCGAGGGCGTGGACGAAGGCGTCGCCGCCCACTACGGCGACCTCTTTCGCGAGCAGCGCGCCCTCGCCGACGGCACCGGTTTCGTCGACCTCTCGCACCGCGGGGTCATCACCGTCTCCGGCCACGACCGGCTGAGCTGGCTGCACCTGCTGCTCACCCAGCACGTCAGCGACCTCCCGGCAGGCGAGGCCACCGAGGCGCTGATCCTCTCCGCGCACGGCCACATCGAGCACGCGCTGTATCTCGTCGACGACGGCGCGACGGTCTGGGCCCATGTCGAACCCGGCACCCAGGACGCGCTGATCGCGTACCTGGAGTCGATGAAGTTCTTCTACCAGGTCGAAGTCACCGACCGGACCGCCGAGTTCGCGCTCGTGCACCTGCCCGCCGGGTCCATCGCGGAGGTGCCCGAGGGCGTCGCCGTACGCGAGACGGCGCACGGCCGGGATCTGTTCCTGCCGCGCGCCGACCTGGAGTCGTACGCGGGGAAGGCCGGCCCGGCGGCCGGGATCCTGGCGTACGAGGCACTGCGCGTCGAACACCACCGCCCCCGCCTCGGCTTCGAGACCGACCACCGCACCATCCCGCACGAGCTGGGCTGGATCGGCACCGCGGTGCATCTGCAGAAGGGCTGCTACCGGGGCCAGGAGACGGTGGCCCGGGTGCAGAACCTGGGCAAGCCGCCGCGCCGGCTCGTCTTCCTGCACCTCGACGGCAGCGAGGTCCATCTGCCGACCCACGGCACCGAGCTCCGCCTCGCGGACGAGGGCCCCGACGGCCGCAAGATCGGCTTCATCACGACGTCGGTACGGCACCACGAGCTCGGCCCGGTCGCGCTGGCGCTGGTCAAGCGGAACGTGCCGATGGACGCTCCGCTGGTGGCGGGGGACACGGCCGCGGCGCAGGAGGTCGTCGTAAAGCCCTGA
- the dtd gene encoding D-aminoacyl-tRNA deacylase codes for MRAVVQRVDGASVVVDGATVGEIVGEGLCVLVGVTHEDTKEKAAQLARKLWSIRMLHDEKSCSDIDAPLLVISQFTLYGDARKGRRPTWNAAAPGDVAEPLVDEVVAQLRALGATVATGRFGAQMRVSLTNDGPFTVLLEI; via the coding sequence ATGCGAGCTGTGGTGCAGAGGGTGGACGGCGCGAGTGTCGTCGTGGACGGTGCGACGGTCGGGGAGATCGTGGGCGAGGGGCTGTGCGTCCTCGTCGGGGTCACGCACGAGGACACCAAGGAGAAGGCGGCCCAACTCGCCCGCAAGCTCTGGTCGATCCGCATGCTGCACGACGAGAAGTCCTGCAGCGACATCGACGCCCCGCTCCTCGTCATCAGCCAGTTCACCCTCTACGGCGACGCCCGCAAGGGCCGCCGCCCCACCTGGAACGCCGCCGCCCCCGGCGACGTGGCCGAGCCCCTCGTGGACGAGGTGGTCGCGCAACTCCGCGCGCTTGGCGCCACGGTGGCGACGGGCCGCTTCGGCGCGCAGATGCGGGTGTCCCTGACGAACGACGGCCCGTTCACGGTGCTGCTGGAGATCTGA
- a CDS encoding aerial mycelium formation protein, translating into MSTPSTGQPPGAVLWTQAGQLDGLRPPTQRTADDPGPGPGPRLPVEPPEHDLTVLNLPELRTLRRDAQRDEADLSYVRRLLQGRIDILRAELARRSPAGAASVVERLSEILTDAPARHRSSARHVTLGTPQSEEYRRLAAEMLAEVELSDLEARTDVELDTAMGRLVRYEQQVSGRRQRLQRTADDCSAEITRRYREGEAQVDDLLT; encoded by the coding sequence ATGAGCACACCGAGTACCGGGCAGCCGCCCGGGGCTGTCCTGTGGACCCAAGCGGGCCAACTGGACGGCCTCAGGCCGCCCACGCAGCGCACCGCCGACGATCCGGGCCCTGGTCCGGGTCCGCGGCTGCCCGTGGAACCGCCCGAGCACGATCTGACCGTGCTCAACCTGCCAGAGCTGCGCACCCTGCGCCGGGACGCGCAGCGCGACGAGGCGGACCTGAGTTATGTACGACGACTGCTGCAGGGGCGTATCGACATCCTGCGGGCGGAGCTGGCACGGCGTTCCCCGGCGGGCGCGGCGTCCGTCGTGGAGCGCCTTTCGGAGATCCTGACCGACGCCCCGGCCCGCCACCGCTCCTCGGCCCGCCATGTGACGCTGGGCACCCCGCAGAGCGAGGAGTACCGGCGGTTGGCGGCGGAGATGCTGGCCGAGGTGGAGCTGTCGGACCTGGAGGCGCGGACGGACGTCGAGCTGGACACCGCGATGGGGCGGCTCGTGCGGTACGAGCAGCAGGTGTCGGGGCGCCGCCAGCGGTTGCAGCGGACGGCCGACGACTGCAGCGCCGAGATCACGCGCCGCTACCGGGAGGGGGAGGCACAGGTGGACGACCTGCTGACTTAG
- a CDS encoding GNAT family N-acetyltransferase has translation MSRPEPHIDVRPIAEADLPDWIRALNTGFLRTPDVAETEIADRGSYLVPARTLGAFDAGRCVATFRSFAQEITAVGGAPVPADAISNVTVTPTHRRRGLLTRMMAQDLAAAKERGDVVATLIAAEYPIYGRYGFGPATWTTQWTIDVPRTGLDPRWAGPEDGGRIDIVDGADVRKIGPELFERVRRAQPGAVDRDERWWLVNTGVLRLDRSPWTEPFFAVYRSAGGEVQGLVSYTADDHWSEGKKQPLNTASVKWLIAATPDAERALWRYLCSIDWVMTVKSGWRAPDDLLPFFLPDPRAAGVTSQADWLWVRILDVVRALEARTYEGQGALVIEVVDAGGLTGGRYRLEASAEGSSCTPTKDAAELTLDVADLGRLWLGDESVVRLVALGRVREERAGAAREADALLRTSRRPWCPDVF, from the coding sequence ATGAGCCGTCCCGAACCCCACATCGACGTCCGCCCGATCGCCGAGGCCGACCTCCCCGACTGGATCAGGGCCCTGAACACCGGCTTCCTGCGCACCCCCGACGTTGCCGAGACGGAGATCGCGGACCGCGGCTCGTACTTAGTCCCGGCCCGCACCCTCGGTGCCTTCGACGCCGGGCGCTGCGTCGCCACCTTCCGGTCGTTCGCGCAGGAGATCACCGCCGTCGGCGGCGCCCCGGTCCCCGCCGACGCCATCTCCAACGTCACCGTCACCCCCACCCACCGCCGCCGCGGCCTGCTCACGCGCATGATGGCGCAGGACCTGGCCGCCGCGAAGGAGCGCGGGGACGTCGTCGCGACCCTGATCGCCGCCGAGTACCCGATCTACGGCCGCTACGGCTTCGGCCCCGCCACCTGGACGACCCAGTGGACGATCGACGTCCCCCGGACCGGCCTCGACCCGAGGTGGGCCGGCCCCGAGGACGGCGGCCGGATCGACATCGTGGACGGGGCGGACGTACGCAAGATCGGCCCTGAGCTGTTCGAGCGGGTACGCCGCGCGCAGCCGGGTGCCGTCGACCGGGACGAGCGCTGGTGGCTGGTCAACACCGGTGTGCTGCGGCTGGACAGGTCTCCGTGGACCGAGCCCTTCTTCGCGGTGTACCGGTCGGCGGGCGGCGAGGTCCAGGGGCTGGTGTCGTACACGGCGGACGACCACTGGAGCGAGGGCAAGAAGCAGCCGTTGAACACGGCGAGCGTCAAGTGGCTGATCGCGGCGACCCCGGACGCCGAGCGCGCCCTGTGGCGCTACCTGTGCTCGATCGACTGGGTCATGACGGTGAAGAGCGGCTGGCGGGCCCCCGACGACCTGCTGCCCTTCTTCCTGCCCGATCCGCGGGCCGCCGGGGTCACGTCGCAGGCGGACTGGTTGTGGGTGCGGATCCTGGATGTCGTACGGGCTCTGGAGGCGCGGACGTACGAGGGACAGGGGGCGCTGGTCATCGAGGTCGTGGACGCGGGCGGGCTGACCGGTGGGCGGTACCGGCTGGAGGCGTCGGCGGAGGGCTCCTCGTGCACGCCGACCAAGGATGCCGCCGAACTCACCCTCGACGTAGCCGACTTGGGCCGTCTCTGGCTCGGTGACGAGTCCGTGGTGCGGCTCGTCGCGCTGGGGCGGGTGCGGGAAGAACGAGCGGGCGCCGCCCGGGAGGCCGACGCCCTGCTGCGTACGTCCAGGCGGCCTTGGTGCCCGGACGTCTTCTGA